One segment of Panicum virgatum strain AP13 chromosome 3K, P.virgatum_v5, whole genome shotgun sequence DNA contains the following:
- the LOC120700977 gene encoding uncharacterized protein LOC120700977, with translation MTQRSVSQVEKESQSEDEPSVMLDDSRILPEKSRVRSSKTDEHFNKFIEMIKHLNITLPLFDAIQVPTYAKYFKDLLAKKKEVPSDCVKMTTECSAAIMDTPLEKKADPGCPSIPCSISALNIDKALCDLGASVSVMSKSMFDKLRLPKPEPTSMCLELADHSVRYPEGVAEDVPVQIVDNLVLIDFVILEMGASSRSPLILGRPFLRTAQANINVGKGEIKFNINGESTSFKFRPRFEVCRAIEEDEA, from the coding sequence ATGACTCAAAGATCTGTCAGTCAAGTGGAAAAGGAAAGTCAGAGTGAAGATGAACCTTCAGTGATGCTAGATGACAGTAGGATTCTACCAGAGAAGAGCAGGGTTCGATCGAGCAAGACAGATGAGCATTTCAACAAGTTCATTGAGATGATCAAGCATCTGAATATCACTCTGCCACTATTTGATGCAATTCAAGTTCCCACTTATGCTAAGTACTTCAAGGATTTGTTAGCCAAGAAGAAGGAAGTGCCATCTGATTGTGTGAAGATGACAACTGAGTGTAGTGCAGCTATCATGGACACTCCTTTGGAGAAGAAGGCAGATCCGGGATGTCCCAGCATTCCATGCTCTATTAGTGCACTCAACATTGACAAGGCTCTATGCGATCTAGGAGCAAGTGTTAGTGTGATGTCCAAGTCAATGTTCGATAAGCTAAGACTGCCGAAGCCAGAACCAACTTCCATGTGTCTAGAGCTAGCTGATCACTCTGtcagatatccagaaggagtagCTGAAGATGTGCCAGTGCAGATTGTAGATAATCTTGTACTAATTGACTTCGTTATTCTAGAGATGGGAGCAAGCTCAAGGTCACCATTGATACTCGGAAGACCTTTCCTCAGGACAGCTCAAGCTAACATTAATGTTGGAAAGGGAGAAATAAAGTTCAACATCAATGGAGAATCTACCTCGTTCAAATTTCGTCCAAGATTTGAAGTGTGTAGAGCAattgaagaggatgaagcttGA